In Rhodanobacter humi, the genomic stretch GGAACAGGAAGCTGAGCAGGCCGTTGAACAGCCAGACGTCCGTGCCCGGCTTGATCGGCAGATGCAGATCGGCCGACTCGCAGGTGGCGGTGAAGCGCGGATCGATCACCACGAGCTTCGCCCCGGCCTCCTTCGCGCGCGTGATGCGCTGGAACACCACCGGATGGCACCACGCCGTGTTGGAGCCCACCAGCACCACCAGCTCGGCCTGCGCCAGATCCTCGTAGCAGACCGGCACCAGGTCTTCGCCGAAGGCCCGCTTGTGCGCAGCGACCGCGGAGGACATGCACAGGCGCGAATTGGTGTCGATGTTCGCCGTGCCCAGGTAACCCTTGGCCAGCTTGTTGACGACGTAGTAGTCCTCGGTGAGCAGTTGGCCCGACACGTAGAACGCCACGGCATCGGGGCCATGCTGGTCGATCGTGCGGCGGAAACCGTCGGCCACGCGATCGAGCGCCTCGTCCCAGCCGACCCGACGATACGTGCCGTCCGGCTCGCGCACCTGCGGATGCAAGAGGCGACCGCGCAGGTCCGTCGTCTCGCCCAGCGCCGCGCCTTTCACGCACAGGCGCCCGAAGTTGGACGCATGCGCGGGATCGCCTTCGACGCTCACCGTACCCGTGGCATCTGCCCGCGCCAACACGCCACAGCCGACACCGCAGTACGGGCAGGTGGTGGCCACCGCCTCTCTCATGCGGCGACTCCATGCTTGGCCATGGCGGGTCGCGCGCGGCTCATCGTTCCCCGCGACGGACCAGCACGTGTTCGCCATCGCGGCGTATCTGCCACGCATGCACGTGCAGCGCCGCGTCCTCCAGGCACTCGCCGGTGCGCAGGTCGTAGTGCTGCTTGTGGATCGGCGAGGCCACCACCACGCGCTCGCCGAGGCTGCCCACCAGGCCGCGCGACAGCACCGCCGCGCCGGACTCGGGATCGACGTTGCCGACCGCGTGCAGCGTGTC encodes the following:
- the nirD gene encoding nitrite reductase small subunit NirD; protein product: MNSSVTTGDWTCVCRIGEIVPDTGVCALVAGEQVAVFRLADDTLHAVGNVDPESGAAVLSRGLVGSLGERVVVASPIHKQHYDLRTGECLEDAALHVHAWQIRRDGEHVLVRRGER